Part of the Shewanella eurypsychrophilus genome is shown below.
ACAGAGTCGGCTCGAACCGTATTAAAGGTGCTTATGCCTGGCACAAGCTGCTGAAAGCCAATGCTGTGATTGCCGCAGGCTCAGACTTCCCGGTGGAATCTGCTAACCCCTTCTTTGGTTTGCATGCCTCAGTGACTCGCCAAGATCATCACAACCAACCAGCCCAAGGCTGGTATCCCGATGAGAAGATGACCATGACACAAGCACTTAACAGCTTCACTGTTGCGGCGGCTTATTCGGCTCACCAGGAAAACACTATCGGCCAGCTAGCCCCGGGCATGAATGCTGACTTTATTCTTATCGACCATGACTTGGTAAAAGACAACCCACAGACAATATGGCAAACCCGAGTATTAGAGACTTGGATTAACGGCACTAAAGTCTTTGATATAGAGCCATAACCAACGCTATCACCTTGCTCTATAATTATTCTCAGTTCATCGAATTAAATGTTCAATTATCAGGTCTTATTGCTGTGCCAGCATTAACGATACAAAAATAACTAAACCAGATAATAAAATAGAAAGAGCAGGAACCATTTTATGACTCACACACTCAGCAATAAGCTTTTCCAATCAATTAAAGCATTAATAGCCCCATTATTTATGGTGATAACAATGCTCACTGTCGCCACAACCCAAGCAGCCGAGACCCAAGTAAAAGGTGAACATAACGGCCAAGTCATGACAGTGAACGGGCAATCTAAGGTATGGGAAGCGTCGAGTCTGCAATGGATTAGCCTAGATAGCTTCTGGCAGAACTGGGCCGACAGTCGTGGCGGTATAACTTGGGGGCGCAGTAAAGATTACCCAGTTTATGAGCAGGTTAAAGAGCAAGATACATTCTTGATAGAGCTTGAGAATGGCGCCTGCATGATGGAGTTCTGGCACTCACGTTGGAGACGCGCTAACGATGTTCGCCGCTGGGATGACGCCTTCAATACGTATTCAGCATGCAACAAGGTATTCGACTAAATGGGTTAGTCGGTCACCTTATTTAGGGGTGATCTACTACTTATCTATAGCGAACTAGTGGCTGCCAAACGAAAAATAAACGTACTCGAACGGAAAATAGATACATTACTGAAAAATAACGGCATTTTGTACGATGATAACTTACACGTCTAAAAAGAGGTTTTATCGTCAATTGCCGCAGGACGTAAACTCAAAGCGATTAGATTGTACCAAGAAGAAACTGGAGTGGGTTTAAAGGCAGCCCAAGAGATCATCAGTAGACTTGCAAAATCTAGCTAACCCACCTTAAAACTGCACATCCATCAGTTGGAAATGACCTAGCTCGTGCTATGACTAATTAGGGCACTAAACGTGGTAACGCCATTAGCAGAGTTAAATCGAAGAAACAAATAACCTGGTGTGAACACGGCTGTGACCTTCGACATCAGGGATGATGTCGCAGAGCCCACAGGGATTGTGCTCGCGGCGTGTCGCAGAAGTGTTTGCACTTAAGCCCACGGCAGGTGATAGGTAAACACCAAGTAATGGTTTCAGATTAGTTTGATGAGATATACGAACGAGAGAACCCTAAGGGCTGAATGCTCCCATTGAGTTAATAGCAATAAAAAAGGGAGCGACATTAATTGCTCCCCTTCAAAAGTTGACACTTAGTCTCAACTAGCAGACTAGCGCATTTCCCATGCACGATACATGCGACCTTTAAGCTTGCCGTTGACGATCTTATGCAGCGCACGCTTGGCTACTTTACGGTCTACCGCGACATATGAGCGGAATTCGGTGATCTTAATCTTGCCGACTTCAGAGCCCTGAATACCATCTTCGCCAGTAAGTGCACCTAAGATATCGCCGGGACGAACCTTGTTCTTCTTACCACCTTCAATCTGTAAGGTAACCATCTTAGGCTGAGTCGGAAAGGTGTCTAACAAATTCTCTGGTGGTAAACCTTCACTGACAATATCACGATCCATATACTCTTCTAACAACTTGATTTTATAGTCATCATCATGGGTATAGAAGGTAAAGGCGGTGCCCTTGCTACCAGCGCGGCCTGTACGGCCGATTCGGTGAATGTGCACTTCGGTATCGAAAGCGAATTCGTAGTTAATCACCATATCCAATGCTTCGATATCCAAGCCTCGAGCAGCAACATCGGTTGCTACCATAACAGAGGCACTCTTATTGGCGAACTGCATCAAGGTGATGTCTCTGTCTCTCTGCTCTAGATCACCATGGAGTGCCACGACACTAAAGCCATCATTGGCTAATGTGGCGGCCACATCTTTGGTCTCACGCTTGGTATTACAAAAAACTACGGCGCTTTCAGGGCGGTGCTGCAACAGTAATAAGCGCAGCGCTTTTTGGCGGTCTTTATTACTGTCGATCTGATAAAAATGCTGATCGATACTGCTGCTATCATGAGTGGATGCGACCTTGACCATCACAGGCTCAAACATGATCTGTTCTGCGACCTTTTGGATCTGCTTAGGAAATGTGGCGCTAAATAATAAGGTCTGACGTTCACGTGGCATCTCGGCCATGATGTAATCTAGATCAGGCAAGAAGCCCATTTCTAACATACGGTCGGCTTCGTCGAGCACTAAGGTGTTGACGTTTTCTAGGTTTAAAAGCTCACGTGACAGGTGATCTATGATCCGACCTGGCGTACCCACTATGATGTGGGCTCCATGCTCTAGTGAGCCAATCTGCGGCCCCATAGGAACACCGCCACATAAGGTCAGTACCTTGATGTTGTGAATACCACGAGCCAGAGTACGGATCTCTTTCGCTACCTGATCGGCTAGCTCACGAGTCGGACATAAGACTAGCGACTGAATGCGAAAACGCTTCACATCTAACTTGTTCAACAGACCTAAGCCAAAAGCTGCAGTTTTACCTGAGCCTGTTTTACCTTGGCCAATCACATCTTCACCGTTCAAGATAGCCGGTAAGCTTTGCGCCTGAATGGCTGTCATCGAGTCGTAACCCATGGTTTTTAGGTTACTGACTAGCTCAGGTTTCAGGGTCAATGTTGAGAAAGACACACCACTCTCTTGTAGTGAAGGGGCTTTTGATGAAGCGTTTGATGTTGGGTTTGTTTGGCTCAAGGTCTATTCCTACTGCTGTCACTAAAATGTTCCTGAGAGAAAGTCCTTCAGTTACATTTATAAGACGAATCACATAACTAATTTGATCGCGTTTTCAAGATGTTATTTTGACCAATACCTCAGCGTTGATTCGCCATAAATAAAGACCAGACATCTGTTTGCGGGAGTATAGCAAGGATTGATCTGACTTGCTTGTTATTGGCAGTCACCACTCACTTTTCGTGAACTAAAACCTGTCATTATCACGCATAAAAAAGCCCCGATATTTCGGGGCTTAAAATAAGCACTGACATCTTGGGCTCTACTGAAGAGTCATTCCCCTATCAGGCAGTAACGAGCTCGGCTTGCTGCTCTTTTTTACCATCGAGTTTTCTAATAATTACCCCGTATATGATCAATGAGATAGCCGATACGGTGGCTACTGCAGCAAAGAAATACCAAATGTAATGAGCGTTAGCAGACGCTGCAACCCATTGCTCATGATTATCAAAGATCCTTGGATCTGGACAATAAGCCTGTAACAGGTAGCCTGACAGACCAAAACCTAACAAGGAGCTAATAAACGAATGAAGGTGTGAGAAACCAAGATAAAGTCCCTCTTCCCCTTTAGGAGCTTGCAGTGAAAAGTACTCGAGGAAACGCGGCGAGATGAAACACTCCGCTAAACCTTGGAACACAATACCAATAATCATCATAAAGGCGATAGGATGCATTCCCATGATACTTTCGCCTGACAGCATATTGCCTGAGGCCATTAATAATGCCGATATGGGCATGATAAGCATACCTACAGTCATAGATGACAGTGCGCTGCGCTTGCTCATCATTGCTGTTACTAGGCTTACAGAAAGGAAAACCACTAGTGGATTGACGTTGGCATACCAAGAAGGAGAAGCCCCCTCACCAGCCATACGTAATACATATTTTGGCATAGTCGCATACAGCTGATGCTGAACCATCCAAAAACCGCTGATAATAATTGTCAGCGAAATTAAACGACCATTGCGGACGACGCGAGTCAATGCAGACCAGATCTCAGCAAGTGACTTTCCTTCACTATTGGTTTCTGCGTTTTTAAAGAAAAAGTAGATACTGACAAAAGCAATCAGTGTCATCGTCGCAGCGAAGTAGTTGAGGTTAATTAACCCGAGATCTCCCATTGACTCTCGTAATGGCTTGACTACCGTCTTTCCCGAAAAGGCACCAATGTTCACCATCATATAGAAGATTGAAAAGCCTTTAGCACGATTGGCCGCAGTGGTGGACTTAGCAACTGTACCGGTGATCACGGCCTTGATAAAAGAGCCACCGATCATAATAACAATCAATATAGGGATAATCGCCCAACGAATATCAGCCTCTTTTAAGCCGTGATAGATGGCTTCTTTACCATACTCAACTAAGCCTTGTGACTCTAATAAGGCGGGGAAGAGGGCAAGACCAGAATAGCCTAAAGTTAATAGTCCAAACGCTAAGAGTAAAGCTCCCCTAAAGCCCATCTTATCGGCCAAAGCCCCACTAAATGTGGGAAGAAAGTATAGCCCAGCTGAGAATGAGCCCGCTAACCAAGCAGCTTCAATATCAGTAAAACCTAGAATACGAGACAGATATAAGGTGATCACGATGAACACCCCATAATACGCTGCGCGCTCTAACAGTTCGACACCGTTAGCGATCCAAAATATCCTAGGGAATTCTGGTTTTGTTGAAACTCTATCATTCATATTATTGTTATCCGGAGTTTAATTAAGAATTACAAGTTAAGGGCTAGAAATATTTGGTGCAATTGCAACAACATCTTTTCTATATCGATTATTTATCTATTTTGTAATTAACTTATTTATCAAAAAGTTAATTACAAAAAAATCATAATCAATCTAATAAAATTAGCGAGAAATACTAACACGCTTAGACTGATGAACACAGAAAATTAAGATTCAGTTAATCTAAGGTTTAGTAACGGTATGGTAGTGAATGCTATATTCGACAGCAGGCAAAACTCGACCCTATAAGCGAATACAGGTACTCTTTGCCATTATTGATATTCAACCCCTTTTAATGGCTTACCTATGACGAAACCTAATATCACCAAACAACAACTTCTTGATGTACTAAAGTCTTGGGGCGATAAGAAGATCACATCAGATCAGCTACAAGACTGGATGGTCACTAACTACGATCCAGATGACTTTGATATTGGCCTTGGAGAGCCTGAGTGGACTGTCGAAGCAATGAACATTGTGATGAATGAATATGAGATAGCTAAGCAAGAAAAATTTGTATTAACAAAACACCTTTTAGCCATAGATTTTATCACTACAGATGAATCTAGGTTTAACCAGACTAGGCATCTGTTTCTGCATGAAGGATTCTGCGACTAGCCACCATAAAATCCTTCGCTTATTTAGCGACTGTTACAACATGTTGCAGCTCACATATTCTACAATACGAAAGCTAAATTTCGTACAAAATCATATTCATCTCCTATACTTATCACAACATAGGAGAGTAAAAAATGTTGAAACTGAATATCCGGCGCAAGGTAGTGCTCACTACCTTGGCTTCTGTCGTTCTGTCTATCTTAATCATTAGCATCTATTCACTAAACACCAGTCGATCTATAATTTTAGAGAGCACTCTTGAGCGAGAGTTACCTGCGGTGCTAGGTGAAGTCGCGAACGACATTGATTCACAGCTACTTATGCCAATCACGATAGCTAAGGTTATGGCAAATAATATCGATTACCAAGCCATTATCAGAGATGGTGATAAACCAGAATCACATCAAAGTATCATCAATTACCTCAGCAATATAAATCGAGAATTCAACACAATTACAGCCTTTATCGTCTCAGCTGACAGCGGCCGCTACTTTACGCCAAACGGATTGTTTAAAACCATTTCTCAGTCAGACCCAAAAGATCAGTGGTTTTATAACTTTATGTCCAGTGGCGAAGAATATGGCCTAAGTTTAGATGTTGATGAAAGCAGCAAGATCCCCACTCTGTTTATCAACTACCTCATGAAAGTAGATGGTAGGCCGAGTGCTGTAGCTGGAGTAGGCTTATCGCTTGCTAGTTTGTCAGACAGCATCAAACAGTATCAGATAGGGACAAACGGTAAGGTGTTTCTGACTGATGGTGAAGGCAAGATAAAACTGCATCCAGATACAAGCTATATAGGTAAAAATCTTAATAATTTAGGTGACATTGACACCGGCACTCTACTGCAGAAGCAAGATTTTGCCACTTCAGAATATGAAGATTCAGGAACCGATATGTTAGTTGCGAGCCGTTATCTACCAGAAATCGGCTGGTACCTAGTAGCACAAGTGCCTCGTGATGAAATATTTGGCGCGCTAAATCGAGCAACCTGGTCTTTGGCTGTCATGGGGCTTGTTATCGCAATTCTATTTATGGTCATTAGCGCATGGCTGATTAACAAGCTTATCTCTCCCTTCGGTGAACTGGCCAAAATGTTAGAAGCGATTGGTGAAGGTGAAGGCGATCTGACTATACGTCTCGATGACTCAAGAGATGATGAAGTTGGCAACATGGCCAAAGGTTATAACAAGTTTGTCAGTTACCTTAGTAGCACACTTAGAAGTGTTTCAGCCACAGGTAGCGATCTCTTCGAAGCAGTAGAGAGAATTGATAATCAAGCCAAACATATGGAAGGTGACATCACAGATCAAGTAAGCAAAATTGAACAGATAGCAACTGCAATTCATGAAATGGGCATGACCGCAGAGGAGATTGCTGGCAGCGCTAATAATGCAGCCGAAAATGCTCAGGTTGCTGAAGAGGCTGTTATACAAGGTAACAATTCAGTACAGAAAACAATCTCAAGCGTATCGAGCATGAGTGAACAGCTCACTAAAACGAGTCAAACTATTAGTCAGCTTGCCGAAGATGCTGATTCTATTGATACCGTATTAGAAGTTATTCGTGCAGTATCAGAACAAACTAACTTACTGGCACTCAATGCAGCAATCGAAGCCGCACGTGCTGGAGAGCAAGGCAGAGGCTTTGCAGTCGTTGCAGATGAAGTTCGGACACTTGCATCACGAAGTCATGCATCTACCGAAGAGATCCGTGCCATTATCGAGAAATTGCAGTCTAAAACTCGAGAAGCGGTAGAGGCGATTGAACGCAGTACAGAACTCAGCACTGAAAGCCAAGCTGAAGCGACTATTTCAGGTGAGCACTTACACACCATCTCAGAAAACATCAAGGTGATGAATGAGATGAGTGTTCAGATTGCTACAGCTACAGGGGAGCAGTCAAATGTGGTTGGAGAGATAAACCCACATGTCACAGCGATCGCTGATATATCGAGTACTAGCAGTCAAGTCGTACAGCAAACATCTGTAGACTGTAGTGACCTGCGTGAGATGGCTGTACAGCTCAACGAACTAGTATCCAGGTTCAAGATATAGGACTAGAATAAGCATGCCAGCCACCCTACAAGGGGTGGCTTCTTCCTTTCAAATACAGACTTCTTCCAATTCGGATATACATAATACTAACCCTAGCCCAAACTCATGGGACGGAGAAGCAGTGCTTTGGATGCGAAGCATTCAGCTACTTTGCAGTGAGAGACGACGTAGTCGTCGAACTGGAGAGCCTAATCGCCAAGGCCCCTCATTGACATCCATGCCACTGGGGCATTTGTTAATCCTAAACATCAGATGGCGGATATGCAGCCTTTTGTTAAAGAAGAGCGCACGACTATATGGATATAGGAGGTACGAGCCCAAGGATGGGTGAAGGTAGAATAATGCACGATTGTATGGATATAGGAGGTAGAGCATTGTCAGGAACAAATGCCGAGGAGCTATTATCGAGAGCGAAGCAGGGCGAAAATCAATAAATGATGGCTTTTGAGCGAGAGACATGGAGGTCGAACTGGCCTTTTAACAAGGATGTTATTGCCAGAGCCGAGGAGCAATTAACGGCCACACTGCGTTAGCAACTTTGGGCTGCATTGAAGTAGGTATTGCACGTACCTGCTTAAGTAGATAAGCCACCTGCCTACATTGAAGTTGGATAAATTGGTTTTGTAGCCTGCAACTAAAGCGCCTTCCAATGACAAAGCTTTGAATGGTCATGATACTTGCCGAAGGCCGAACACATGGGGGCGGAGAAGTCGCGCTTTGGATGCGTAGCATTCAGCGACTTTGTAGCGAGAAGCGACGCAGTCGTCGAACTGGGGAAAAGCCACATGCCTTTCCTTGGCATCTACTCCATAGGGATATGGTAAATGTCATTATGATGTCAGGAACATCATTGACCATGCCATCAAGGCATTTGTTAATCCTAAACATCAGATGTGGTGAATGTCATAAACGCATGGATGCAGTTTCTGACCAAGCTTAGCGGCGGGTGACCGCCTTGGATGGCGGGTGACCGCCTTGGATGGCGAAAGTGTCGATATTGAACGACTATATGGATATAGGAGGTAGAGTAACGCAGGAGCAGTTACCGAGGAGCATTTATCGACCGACGTCGGGAGTAGGTATTTTGTAGTCTGCAACAAAGGCGCCTTTCAATGTCCAGCTACGCTAAAGCTTCGCGCTCATAAGCACATCGCTATTGCGATATTCGCCCTACGACCGCCATGGATGGCGGAAGTGTCGATTATGCAGGATGCAATTATCGACCTATCACATGAAAGGATGCATGCTGCGCATGCGCTATCTATATTCCCCATGCTCGAGTGGTCATCTTTCCAGGCAAAAAACGAAAAAAGCCCATTGCGTTAGCAATGGGCTTATTCGTTATTAGGCGCCTGGAAATGACCTACTCTCACATGGGGAGACCCCACACTACCATCGGCGCAATTGCGTTTCACTTCTGAGTTCGGGATGGGATCAGGTGGGGCCACAATGCTATGGTTTCCAGACTAATTTGGCAAAATTTCGAAAGCTGACTATTCAGAAGCATTAACCCGTCTAAATCGCAAAATAATTGGTCTAACTTAAATCAAATACGTATTCTTTTGTGCTTATGAAGTAATACACACACTAACTACACAAACCCATCTGGGTTGTATGGTTAAGCCTCACGAGTCATTAGTACAGGTTAGCTCAACGCCTCACAACGCTTACACACCCTGCCTATCAACGTCCTAGTCTCGAACGGCTCTTTAGAGGAATTAAATTCCTAGGGATGACTCATCTTAGGACTCGCTTCCCGCTTAGATGCTTTCAGCGGTTATCGATTCCGAACGTAGCTACCGGGCAATGCTATTGGCATAACAACCCGAACACCAGCGGTTCGTCCACTCCGGTCCTCTCGTACTAGGAGCAGCTTCCTTCAATCATCCAACGCCCACGGCAGATAGGGACCGAACTGTCTCACGACGTTCTGAACCCAGCTCGCGTACCACTTTAAATGGCGAACAGCCATACCCTTGGGACCGACTTCAGCCCCAGGATGTGATGAGCCGACATCGAGGTGCCAAACACCGCCGTCGATATGAACTCTTGGGCGGTATCAGCCTGTTATCCCCGGCGTACCTTTTATCCGTTGAGCGATGGCCCTTCCATTCAGAACCACCGGATCACTATGACCTACTTTCGTACCTGCTCGACGTGTATGTCTCGCAGTTAAGCTGGCTTATGCCATTGCACTAACCGTACGATGTCCGACCGTACTTAGCCAACCTTCGTGCTCCTCCGTTACTCTTTGGGAGGAGACCGCCCCAGTCAAACTACCCACCAGGCACTGTCCTCAACCCCGATTCAGGGGCCAGAGTTAGAACATCAAAACTACAAGGGTGGTATTTCAAGGTTGACTCCACAAAAACTAGCGTCTCTGCTTCAAAGTCTCCCACCTATCCTACACATGTAGGTTCAATGTTCAGTGCCAAGCTATAGTAAAGGTGCACGGGGTCTTTCCGTCTAGCCGCGGGTATACGGCATCTTCACCGCAATTTCAACTTCACTGAGTCTCGGCTGGAGACAGCGTGGCCGTCATTACGCCATTCGTGCAGGTCGGAACTTACCCGACAAGGAATTTCGCTACCTTAGGACCGTTATAGTTACGGCCGCCGTTTACCGGGGCTTCGATCATGAGCTTCTCCGAAGATAACCCAATCAATTAACCTTCCGGCACCGGGCAGGCGTCATACCGTATACTTCCTCTTGCGAGTTTGCACAGTACTGTGTTTTTGATAAACAGTTGCAGCCACCTGGTATCTGCGACTGCCAGCAGCTTAAGGAGCAAGTCCCATCACCGCCGGCAGCGTACCTTCTCCCGAAGTTACGGTACCATTTTGCCTAGTTCCTTCAGCCGAGTTCTCTCAAGCGCCTTGGTATTCTCTACCCAACCACCTGTGTCGGTTTGGGGTACGATTCCTACTAACCTGAAGCTTAGAAGATTTTCCTGGAAGCATGGCATCAACTACTTCATCCCCTTGGGGACTCGTCATCAACTCTCAGCTTTGCAATTTAATGCGTTCACCCGGATTTGCCTAAGTGAACAGCCTACAGCCTTAAACGCGGACAACCAACGCCGCGCTAGCCTAGCCTTCTCCGTCTCTCCATCGCAGTTAGTAGAAGTACGGGAATATTAACCCGTTTCCCATCGATTACGCCTTTCGGCCTCACCTTAGGGGTCGACTTACCCTGCCCTGATTAACATTGGACAGGAAACCTTGGTCTTTCGGCGAGGGAGTTTTTCACTCCCTTTATCGTTACTCATGTCAGCATTCGCACTTCTGATACCTCCAGCGTGGGTTACCCCTTCGCCTTCAACGGCTTACAGAACGCTCCTCTACCGCTTGCTAGTAAACTAGCAAACCCATAGCTTCGGTGTATTGCTTAGCCCCGTTAAATCTTCCGCGCAGGCCGACTCGACTAGTGAGCTATTACGCTTTCTTTAAATGATGGCTGCTTCTAAGCCAACATCCTAGCTGTCTAAGCCTTCCCACATCGTTTCCCACTTAGCAATAACTTTGGGACCTTAGCTGATGGTCTGGGTTGTTTCCCTTTTCACGACGGACGTTAGCACCCGCCGTGTGTCTCCCGTATAGTACTCATTGGTATTCGGAGTTTGCAAAGGGTTGGTAAGTCGGGATGACCCCCTAGCCTTAACAGTGCTCTACCCCCAATGGTATTCGTACGAGGCGCTACCTAAATAGCTTTCGAGGAGAACCAGATATCTCCGAGTTTGATTGGCCTTTCACCCCCAGCCACAAGTCATCACCGCATTTTTCAACATACGTGTGTTCGGTCCTCCAGTTGATGTTACTCAACCTTCAACCTGCCCATGGCTAGATCACTCGGTTTCGGGTCTACACCTTGCAACTAAACGCGCAGTTAACACTCGGTTTCCCTACGGCTCCGCTATTCGCTTAACCTTGCTACAAAATGTAAGTCGCTGACCCATTATACAAAAGGTACGCAGTCACGGTCTCAAGGACCGCTCCCACTGCTTGTACGTATACGGTTTCAGGTTCTATTTCACTCCCCTCACAGGGGTTCTTTTCGCCTTTCCCTCACGGTACTGGTTCACTATCGGTCAGTCAGGAGTATTTAGCCTTGGAGGATGGTCCCCCCATGTTCAGACAAGATGTCACGTGTCCCGTCCTACTCGTTTTCATCTATAGTTAGTTTTCATGTACGGGGCTATCACCCTGTGCCGCTGAGCTTTCCAACTCATTCCACTAACACCCTATAGACTTAAGGGCTAATCCCCGTTCGCTCGCCGCTACTAGGGGAATCTCGGTTGATTTCTTTTCCTCCGGGTACTTAGATGTTTCAGTTCCCCGGGTTTGCCTCACATACCTATGTATTCAGTATGTGATACTCACTTATGTGAGTGGGTTTCCCCATTCGGATATCGTTAGCTCAAATGCTTGTTACTAGCTCGCCAACGCTTTTCGCAAGTTACTACGTCCTTCATCGCCTCTGACTGCCAAGGCATCCACCGTATACGCTTAGTCACTTAACCATACAACCCACATAGGACTGTATCGCAACTAATGGTGTTTACTTTCGCCAAAAGAATACTCTTGAAGTACATTGCTGCACTTCGGCACTTGATTTAAGTGTTTGAGAACTCAATTATTTTATATTTCGCGCTAATGCTATAAACCACTGCAATTACCGAATCTTACGAATCAGCTTTCACAATAGTCCCTTTCACATTAACACTATCAGCTTTCCAAATTTTTAAAGAACAAACATCACCGTAAAGGCATGTTTCTCGCTCTAACAAGAACAAGTTATCTGTGTGAACACTCAGCAAATATTGAGTTAGTCGTATAGGTAAGGAGGTGATCCAGCCCCAGGTTCCCCTAGGGCTACCTTGTTACGACTTCACCCCAGTCATGAACCACACCGTGGTAAACGCCCTCCCCGAAGGGTTAAGCTATCTACTTCTGGTGCAGCCCACTCCCATGGTGTGACGGGCGGTGTGTACAAGGCCCGGGAACGTATTCACCGTAGCATTCTGATCTACGATTACTAGCGATTCCGACTTCACGGAGTCGAGTTGCAGACTCCGATCCGGACTACGACCGGCTTTGTGGGATTAGCTTGACCTCGCGGCTTTGCGACCCTCTGTACCGACCATTGTAGCACGTGTGTAGCCCTACTCGTAAGGGCCATGATGACTTGACGTCGTCCCCACCTTCCTCCGGTTTATCACCGGCAGTCTCCCTAAAGTTCCCACCATTACGTGCTGGCAAATAAGGATAAGGGTTGCGCTCGTTGCGGGACTTAACCCAACATTTCACAACACGAGCTGACGACAGCCATGCAGCACCTGTCTCACAGTTCCCGAAGGCACCAAGCTATCTCTAGCGAGTTCTGTGGATGTCAAGAGTAGGTAAGGTTCTTCGCGTTGCATCGAATTAAACCACATGCTCCACCGCTTGTGCGGGCCCCCGTCAATTCATTTGAGTTTTAACCTTGCGGCCGTACTCCCCAGGCGGTCTACTTAATGCGTTAGCTTGGGAGCCCAGTAACTAAGTTACCAAACTCCGAGTAGACATCGTTTACGGCGTGGACTACCAGGGTATCTAATCCTGTTTGCTCCCCACGCTTTCGTACCTGAGCGTCAGTCTTTGTCCAGGGGGCCGCCTTCGCCACCGGTATTCCTTCAGATCTCTACGCATTTCACCGCTACACCTGAAATTCTACCCCCCTCTACAAGACTCTAGTTTGCCAGTTCAAAATGCAATTCCCAGGTTGAGCCCGGGGCTTTCACATCTTGCTTAACAAACCGCCTGCGTACGCTTTACGCCCAGTAATTCCGATTAACGCTTGCACCCCTCGTATTACCGCGGCTGCTGGCACGAAGTTAGCCGGTGCTTCTTCTGCGAGTAACGTCACAGCTATAGTTTATTAAACTACAACCTTTCCTCCTCGCTGAAAGTGCTTTACAACCCGAAGGC
Proteins encoded:
- a CDS encoding MFS transporter, whose protein sequence is MNDRVSTKPEFPRIFWIANGVELLERAAYYGVFIVITLYLSRILGFTDIEAAWLAGSFSAGLYFLPTFSGALADKMGFRGALLLAFGLLTLGYSGLALFPALLESQGLVEYGKEAIYHGLKEADIRWAIIPILIVIMIGGSFIKAVITGTVAKSTTAANRAKGFSIFYMMVNIGAFSGKTVVKPLRESMGDLGLINLNYFAATMTLIAFVSIYFFFKNAETNSEGKSLAEIWSALTRVVRNGRLISLTIIISGFWMVQHQLYATMPKYVLRMAGEGASPSWYANVNPLVVFLSVSLVTAMMSKRSALSSMTVGMLIMPISALLMASGNMLSGESIMGMHPIAFMMIIGIVFQGLAECFISPRFLEYFSLQAPKGEEGLYLGFSHLHSFISSLLGFGLSGYLLQAYCPDPRIFDNHEQWVAASANAHYIWYFFAAVATVSAISLIIYGVIIRKLDGKKEQQAELVTA
- a CDS encoding methyl-accepting chemotaxis protein; the protein is MLKLNIRRKVVLTTLASVVLSILIISIYSLNTSRSIILESTLERELPAVLGEVANDIDSQLLMPITIAKVMANNIDYQAIIRDGDKPESHQSIINYLSNINREFNTITAFIVSADSGRYFTPNGLFKTISQSDPKDQWFYNFMSSGEEYGLSLDVDESSKIPTLFINYLMKVDGRPSAVAGVGLSLASLSDSIKQYQIGTNGKVFLTDGEGKIKLHPDTSYIGKNLNNLGDIDTGTLLQKQDFATSEYEDSGTDMLVASRYLPEIGWYLVAQVPRDEIFGALNRATWSLAVMGLVIAILFMVISAWLINKLISPFGELAKMLEAIGEGEGDLTIRLDDSRDDEVGNMAKGYNKFVSYLSSTLRSVSATGSDLFEAVERIDNQAKHMEGDITDQVSKIEQIATAIHEMGMTAEEIAGSANNAAENAQVAEEAVIQGNNSVQKTISSVSSMSEQLTKTSQTISQLAEDADSIDTVLEVIRAVSEQTNLLALNAAIEAARAGEQGRGFAVVADEVRTLASRSHASTEEIRAIIEKLQSKTREAVEAIERSTELSTESQAEATISGEHLHTISENIKVMNEMSVQIATATGEQSNVVGEINPHVTAIADISSTSSQVVQQTSVDCSDLREMAVQLNELVSRFKI
- the dbpA gene encoding ATP-dependent RNA helicase DbpA — encoded protein: MSFSTLTLKPELVSNLKTMGYDSMTAIQAQSLPAILNGEDVIGQGKTGSGKTAAFGLGLLNKLDVKRFRIQSLVLCPTRELADQVAKEIRTLARGIHNIKVLTLCGGVPMGPQIGSLEHGAHIIVGTPGRIIDHLSRELLNLENVNTLVLDEADRMLEMGFLPDLDYIMAEMPRERQTLLFSATFPKQIQKVAEQIMFEPVMVKVASTHDSSSIDQHFYQIDSNKDRQKALRLLLLQHRPESAVVFCNTKRETKDVAATLANDGFSVVALHGDLEQRDRDITLMQFANKSASVMVATDVAARGLDIEALDMVINYEFAFDTEVHIHRIGRTGRAGSKGTAFTFYTHDDDYKIKLLEEYMDRDIVSEGLPPENLLDTFPTQPKMVTLQIEGGKKNKVRPGDILGALTGEDGIQGSEVGKIKITEFRSYVAVDRKVAKRALHKIVNGKLKGRMYRAWEMR